The Triticum urartu cultivar G1812 chromosome 5, Tu2.1, whole genome shotgun sequence genome contains the following window.
TCTTCGGCTTCGGCGACGAGCAGGAGGCGGCGGTGGGAGCGAGGGCGAGCGGGTCGCCGTACTGCGGCGGCGAGCTGGCCGTAGAGTTCCCGCTGCCGTCCGAGGAGTGCGTGGCCCGCTGGGTGGCGACGGAGGCGGAGCACATGCCCAGGGAGGACTACGCGGAGCGGCTCCGCGCCGGGGGCGTGGATCTCCGCGTGCGGATGGACGCCGTCGACTGGATATGGAAGGTGCGATCTCTTTCCTTAATCGACGCGAGCTGCCTGTCCGTCTCGCTTCTGATTCGCCCCCGTTCGCGTTGATGTTAACCATCGGTGTACCCGCAGGTTCATACGTACTACGGCTTTGGCCCTGTGACTGCCTGCTTGGCCCTCAACTACATGGACCGCTTCCTCTCGCTCTACCAAATACCGGTAACGAGGAGATACGTCCACCTATGAACATGGCGGGCATTAATGCACGCCACGCCATTGCAGCGCTGATTCATGTGAACCTCGCTCGTGTTTACAGGAGGGCAAGGCTTGGATGACGCAGCTGCTATCGGTGGCGTGCCTGTCTCTTGCCGCCAAGATGGACGAAACCTCCGTGCCTCAGTCCATCGACCTGCAGGTGAGATGATAATCTAATGACGATGAAGCCTGCGGTGCCCATTTGGTTGGTCTGAAGATCTTGTAATGACCAAAGCACTGTGTTCGACCAGGCCGTGGACGCGCGGTACGTGTTCGAGGCGAAGACGATCCAGAGGATGGAGCTGCTGGTCCTGAGCACGCTCAAGTGGCGGATGCAGGCCGTCACCCCCTTCTCCCACCTCGACTACTTCCTCCACCAGCTCAGCGGCGGCAATGCGCCGTCGAGGCAGGCCGTCCGGGACGCCACGGAGCTCATCCTCTGCATATCCAGAGGTGCGCACGCACGCAACGTCTTTTTGGTTGGCACATCGATCTCTGTCAGAGATGCGTCGGCCATTTCAACAAAATCTAACATTGTGGATGACAGGGACGAGCTGCCTGGAGTTCCGGCCCTCGGAGATCGCCGCGACGGTGGCCGCcgccgtggccggggaagaaccCGCCGCCCACAAGCCGGCCTGCTGCACCCACGTAGATAAGGTGAGACGCGCACGCAACGCTTTTTTTTTGTCTGGGCACCACGTCTCATTTACTGCGTCGCAGCGCGGTTCTTGGCCTTTTGGACCTGCATGCAGAAAAAAGTCACTGCAGTCGTCCCTGTAGCCGCGCGTACTTCTCCAGACACCATGCAGGGAACGCGTGAGCCGCATTTACGCTCTGTAATGTAACATGGCGACTTAATGGCTTGTTGCTTTCTGCAGGAGCGGGTGCTGAGTTGCCATGAAGCCATGATCCAGGCCACCGGCGCCGCCGTGCCGCCACCTAAAACCGCAGGCCTGATGGGCAGCGCCTACTCCCCCGCCATGTCTGCCCCCCGGAGCCCCACCGGGGTGCTCGACCTGGACGCCGGCTACGTCAGCTGCACAAGCGACGGCGCCAGCACggcgaccaccatggcatcgtcgcCGCCCGCGAGCTCTGGCTTCGACAGCTCCCCGGTCAGCAGCAAGAGGAGGAAGATCAGCCGATGATGATCAGGACGATGATAAGCTCTACAACCCTACCGGTCTAACCCCCAAAAAAATCTTGATAGCTTGATTAAAGGTCACTTCTGTGCGCGCCCATCATCATCGTCGTCTCTCGGTGGGCAAGTCAAATGGTTTGGATCGACTACGATGGCTGTGGGAGCTTTTGATGCCGCTGAAAGGCAGCTGAAAGGACCAAAGGCAGCGCGCTGTGGACATGACAGGAGAGCAAAGACGTCCATGGATGGATGAATAAAAGACGGGCCAGATTCTGAAGTCTGAATTACTACTACCACTCTACTAGCAGTAGGCAGCGACAACGGTGGTCGTTCCCAAAAGAGCAAAGGTTTTGTGCGAAGACAAAGCCGTGGATGCGATGAGATGGGACGCCCAAAAATAAAAAGACAGCGGCGCAACGCAAGAGCTGGTGGCAGGCACTGACTGTCCTAGCTCTGTTTTGGCGCGGCTTGAGTAGTTTGCACTGTTCTGTAATTTTCCCCTGATTTCCGTTGTgaaaatgaaaagaaaaaaaactgaGATAAGCAAACAAATTTTGGCGTCAAATAACGATGGCATGATTGAGATCCATGACGAGGCAATACTAGCTACATAGTACAGTAAAATGaaaacaaaagaaagacaaaACCCATAAGATGTGGAAGTGGGTTTTGCCTTTAGGGGTTCATGAACTATCAACATCATCTACGATCGGTTCTCTTTTTTTGCTTTGCGCTTGCTGCCATCATATAATGTTTGACCAGTTGTCTGCATAGACCGTGGAAATAAAGAGGGGAGACACTGTCTGGGCGAGCCTCGGGAACACAAGCATAAAAATAGGGCTGGTGCCATACAGTGCAGGAGGTGTTGAGAATCTGCCTAAACGAAATTAGGTTAGCTGGAGTGTATGGTCCACTCTTGGACTCGTTAAAGCTTCTCCCCGCCAAATTGCAGTTATAAAATGAGTGCAGCTAGATCTCAGTTTTTTTAGAAATATATCCCCAATAACGTGATGATGTTTTTCGCGGTCACTCGTTTGAGCGAACAACCGCATAAGAAAGTGTTCCCTCAAAAAACCACTCCCAGCAGATGCTCAAGATTGCCATGCTATAACAAATACATTTGGCATGCTATATGGCAGAAAGATTTAGCATGTTGATAAGAGAGTAATTTCCTACTAGTAAAAAAATTGTTAGAATTTTAGCAATGCCGCATAAGAGTAAATTGCCACGTGTACTTGAGATTTAGCAAAACAATATTCCCATCATATAGCAGGAGAAAATTGCCACAAATGTCTATGATTTGCCATGCTCGATGTAGGAAAGGTATTGGATGCAACTCAATCGTATTCATCGGAGTCGCGTGACAAGCCAACAATACCTAACACATCTCTAGtagttagagcatctccagccgcgtccCCAACAGGTCCTCCCCAGGTGTTTTTgccgcgccggcgccgaaaaagcggcatagtcgcgcccccaggacgcCGAAAAACGCCGGCTCGGGCCTTTTTTCGGCCTGGCGGTCACAGCCCGAACCCGGCGCACTGGGGGGCAGTTGGGGGCTCCGGCGCAAGGGAAAAGCGGGGCTGGCCCACGCCGTCAGGGAAAAAGTCAAGATTTTCTTCCCCGACTCGTCTCCcaccccccgcgccctcggccgCCAGTAGCTTTATCtcggcgccgcccgccgcctttCACCACTAGATAGCCATTCCACGCCGGAAAAATAGCAGAgcttcgccgcggcagcccctccaACAACAGCTAGGCATTTCCGTCCGCGGAGGGGCAGTTTAGCGGCGGGGACACGCCCACCGGGCGCAAGGTGTTCGACGATTTGCCTGCCTCGTcgatggactcggatgacgagGAAGCGCTCGCGCGCTGCTAGAGGAGGAAGCCgaggccgacgtccaggaagaagagcatctcatggtgctcgctgccctcgcccagctgctggcgagcaatgaaaagccgcggcgaggtggctcggcgccggggcgggTGAAAGTAAAGAACCGACATCGtctcgaaggctactgcatgctctactccgactacttcgccgatgctccacttcacggcgagaaaacatttcggcgccgttatcggatgagccgaaagctcttctcaggattgtgaattccatccgggagtttgagacttgttgtgtcatcttgcacaacatgatcatcgggAGCGAGGAAGAAcacccagtgtttgacactgaaccatactacaggcaggtTCCTCTAaccgaagttgatcaccagctaccggcaacctggactgcctatctcagtatgcgtcaggagatccgagactcacaggtgcatcatcaactgcagcaAGATCTGATAGAGCatctatggaggctcaagggcgaCGCCGGGCGcgacgtgtgatgaaatatgagtttttatttgttgaactatataatttgtattgaactatttgttgttgtactattttgttgaagtatttgatatttctgtgatgaaatatgtgataaaaaaatttatgtgcataattgaacgccgaacaacggcgaaccacgccgaatatgggcctattgTCGCCCACATGAGCCCCTTATTCGCCGAAATGGGGCTGAAAAGTGGGCCAATTTCGGCGCCTGGGGCCGACGACTGGGCGCGAAACCGCCCCCAGTACCGATTGTATCGCCGGCTCGCCCCAGGggcgatttttatgcgtcctggCGGGCCGAACgactggagatgctcttaggctATACAAGGCTAGAGATAAGAGAGAGATCAATTGGGGATATACACAGATATGTCACGTCTAATAGTGTAAGAATGAacaaaagataaacatcatatgtaatcaatataagtgatatgatatggccatcatcatcttgtgtctttgatctccatctctaaagcaccgtcatgatcaccatcatcactgacttgacaccttgatctccatcgaagcatcgttgtcgtcacgacaactattgcctccacgactatcgctaccgcttagtgataaagtaaagcaattacatggcgattgcatttcatacaataaagcgacaaccatatggctcctgccagttgccgataactgtgttacaaaacatgatcatctcatacaataaaatttagcatcatgtcttgaccatatcacatcacaacatgccctgcaaaaacaagttagacattctctactttgttgttacaagttttacgtggctgctacgggctgagcaataactgttcttacctacgcatcaaaaaccacaaacgcggtatagtgattgctttttgatcttcagaaagaaccatgttcattgaatccgattcaactaaagctgaagaaacagacacccactagccacctgtgtgtgaagcacgtcggaaccagtcttgcgtaagcgtacgcgtaatgtcggtctgagccgcttcatccaacaatgccgctgaattaagaatcaactagtgacgacaagaaATATgcatatacccacgcccacaactcctttgtgttctactcgtgaatataacatctacacataaacctcgctcggatgccactgttggagaacgtagtaatttcaaaaaaaatcctacgcacacgcaagatcatagtgatgcatagcaacgagaggggagagtgtcgtccacgtaccctcgtagaccgtaagcggaagcgttatgagaatgcggttgatgtagtcgtacgtcttcacaatccgaccgatccaagtaccgaacgtatggcaccttcgagttcaggacacgttcagctcggtgtcgtcccacgaactccaatctagcagagcttcgagggagagttccgtcagcacgacggcgtgatgatggtgatgatgatgctaccgacatagggcttcgcctaagcatcacTAAGATATggccgaggtggattatggtggaggggggcaccgcacacggctaaaagatcaactgatcaacttgtgtgtcttggggtgcccctgcccccgtatataaaggagcaagggagggggagGCCGACCGACCCTTGCAGGGCGCAccaagaggaggagtcctcctagtgggagtaggactcccctttcctagtcccactaggagggggaaggaaggagtgggagaggggaaaggcaacgggggcggcgcccccccttccttgtcctattcggactcaaggggagggggcgcgtggcctgccctggccggcccctctctc
Protein-coding sequences here:
- the LOC125556197 gene encoding cyclin-D4-1-like, with product MAPSYEMAASILLCAEDSSSIFGFGDEQEAAVGARASGSPYCGGELAVEFPLPSEECVARWVATEAEHMPREDYAERLRAGGVDLRVRMDAVDWIWKVHTYYGFGPVTACLALNYMDRFLSLYQIPEGKAWMTQLLSVACLSLAAKMDETSVPQSIDLQAVDARYVFEAKTIQRMELLVLSTLKWRMQAVTPFSHLDYFLHQLSGGNAPSRQAVRDATELILCISRGTSCLEFRPSEIAATVAAAVAGEEPAAHKPACCTHVDKERVLSCHEAMIQATGAAVPPPKTAGLMGSAYSPAMSAPRSPTGVLDLDAGYVSCTSDGASTATTMASSPPASSGFDSSPVSSKRRKISR